The following is a genomic window from Lusitaniella coriacea LEGE 07157.
AAAGTGTGGCCAGTTGTCGAGATCGTGCCAATACATCCACACGATCGCGGTTTGGTCGATATGGGCGTAAGCTTGGAGTGTAAAGGGCGATTGTGCGACAATTTCAAAGGGAAGACCCGAACCGACAAACCCCAAAAAAGCGTCTTCAATACCTCCTTGGGTTTCTTCGTCAGAGGCGTTAGTAATTGTCGCGCTAATTTGAGCGGTTCCCACTAAGCGAACAGCTCCCCGATGGACGAGGTAGAGCAACCCAGAGCGAGTAGGGATTCGCTCGTCTTTGTTAAACATTCGCTCCCGATAGTGCGCCTGTGCCCAGTCGATGATACGCTGCCAGGTTAAGAACGGTCGGGAGGCTTCAGATTGGGAAGGGGAGAAGTGCATAAATCGAAAAATGCAATAGCAGTGACCGCTTGTTCTAGATTGTACTTAGATTCAACGTATCAAAAAATACGTTCTTTTGATATTGTCCTTGGAAATATTTGTGAAATTTCCTTCAATTAAAAGCCAGCTTCAGCAACAGGTGAGTGCTGCGATGCTTGTGCTGAAACAAACTCAGACTTCAAACGAGACGATCGGCGAGTTGATAGAACCGGATCGCATTCGATTGTACCAGATCGGGAATTTTACGGCAGTTTGTTATCGTTGCGCGATCGCGCTCGGTTTAGCCCGACACTATCGATTGTCTGCAATGGAGATTGCTTGTCAATTAAGGGACGCTATTGCCGCACAGTCGGTAGAGTTTCAGTTTTTGGTGCGGGTTGAGGCTTCTGGCTGGATGGAATTTCATTTGCGCGATCGCGCGATCGCCCTTTGGTTAGAACAGCTTTTCGTCCAGCATCAAACAGAACAGTTCGATAGTGGGGAAAAACAGGAAATCTCAGCAAATCTGTTTCCGATTCAGTACGCTCATTCTCGTTGCTGCTCCCTGTTGCGTCTGGCACATCGAGAAGGCGCGATCCTCCTCAATCGACCCCAGGAATACTCGCCTCCGTGGATTTGGTTAGACCCCATCTCAATTCCCTGGTTAAAGGGGGAAGACACGTTGCGATTCGAGCAGGCAGTTGAATGGCAGCCGATCGCGCGATTCTTGGCGATCGCAGACGCGATCGCAGCTGAGGCGAAGACCTCCCCCACCCAATGGCTCAAACTCTCTACAGACTTGAGTCATGCACTCTTAGAATTCGAGCGTTCTTGCCGAATTTTTGGGGAGGTGAGGCGAAAAACACCAGAACTCGCCCAAGTCCGCTTGGGTTTGGTCGCGATCGCGCAATTTCTTTTAGGATGGCTGTTGCAACAAAAACTCGGCATTGCAGCACCTGTCGAACTGTGAGAGACGAGCCAAACTTCTCAGCGAGCGGACATTGCGAACAATTGGTTCGGTTCTACGACTTTGGGAAAAGATCGAACAAAGTTATCATCTTAGTCAAGTGTAGGGAAACTTTGCACTCGCCCCGATAGCCGAGAAAGAACGCCAAATAGTGATGGTTAAGTCAAACGGACTCTTACCAACTTTAACTGAGATTTTAGAACATCGCGAAACCCCTCAAAAGGAAGTTCGATCGCCTGCAAAGGAGTGTGTCGAATCGTCCCTTGCAGCCCAGTGTAGAGCGGAACAGGAATGGTATAGCGCGATCGCGGCAGTAGAAGACCTTTTGCTCGAACGCCTCAATCCTCCCTGCGACGAATCCTGTCAGGGTATTGTCCTCTGCTCGCCAGCTCCTTTTTTCAGTCCGCGATCGTTTCCACTACGGCTCAAAACTGGCGTATTCACCTCAGAAGCCTTCAGCAGCCTCCTCAAACAGCAATTCCAACTTCCTGCCGCCGAAACGCCAACCTCCATTGAATCTCTGCCGCAAACCACCGAATATCCCCTACTCCCCATCGATCCTCTCGCCACAGAACAATTTTGCCTGATTCTCACTCAGAAATTTAGCTTCGTCATGGTGTTGGGCGAAGATGCGACCAATACCCCCACTTTTCAATTTTCCTTCGATCCCGATACCATTCATCAGGCTTGGATTACCCTGCGATCGCGTCTTTTTCTCACCAATCCCCATCAAATCCAACCGCTTGAAGCTGCAATCGGACAATTTTCGCCTTTACACCCCGATTACAAGTTCGTAGCGCAATTTACGCGCCTTCTCCTCCGCCATCTCACCCATAACCCTGTCCCTCGTCCCCAACAAACCATAACCCCGAATAAACAAACATCATCCTTCAACACAACGCGGACAGCAAATGCCGTCAAAGTTTCCAATCCCATCACAGAAATTCAAGAAGAATCCCTCCCCGAACTCGAACTTCTCCAAGCCCTCACCCACGAAATTCGCACCCCCCTCACCACCATTCGGATGCTGACCCGCGTACTGCTCAAACAGCGATGTAACCTCAACGCAGATGTCGTCAAACGCT
Proteins encoded in this region:
- a CDS encoding sensor histidine kinase, yielding MVKSNGLLPTLTEILEHRETPQKEVRSPAKECVESSLAAQCRAEQEWYSAIAAVEDLLLERLNPPCDESCQGIVLCSPAPFFSPRSFPLRLKTGVFTSEAFSSLLKQQFQLPAAETPTSIESLPQTTEYPLLPIDPLATEQFCLILTQKFSFVMVLGEDATNTPTFQFSFDPDTIHQAWITLRSRLFLTNPHQIQPLEAAIGQFSPLHPDYKFVAQFTRLLLRHLTHNPVPRPQQTITPNKQTSSFNTTRTANAVKVSNPITEIQEESLPELELLQALTHEIRTPLTTIRMLTRVLLKQRCNLNADVVKRLEIIDQECTEQIRRMELIFRAAEMETAPLNRENLQLIPISLEQVFQQNIPHWQKQAKRRNISLDFLLPEKLPTILSNPGMLDQVLTGLMESLTRSLPAGGQIRVQVTTAGHQLKLQLLSQDTTLTNSLKSMGQLLMFQPETGNLSLNLDVTKNLFNALGGKLIVRQRPQQGEELTIFLPLGNSGGEASKPIFVQQI
- a CDS encoding Crp/Fnr family transcriptional regulator, with the translated sequence MHFSPSQSEASRPFLTWQRIIDWAQAHYRERMFNKDERIPTRSGLLYLVHRGAVRLVGTAQISATITNASDEETQGGIEDAFLGFVGSGLPFEIVAQSPFTLQAYAHIDQTAIVWMYWHDLDNWPHFRREVLDAFRYQHQRKLLWLSTLGQRRTVDRLLGFITLLVEEYGESTDRGYRLPYPLTHAQIGSAIGSTRVTVTRLMGKLRQKGLIYVEDDNLICLPYSSPKD